Part of the Carnobacterium pleistocenium FTR1 genome is shown below.
TTATAATAATTTCTGAAAAAGCTTCTTTCCCAACTAGTCTTTTCTTATTAGTATCAATATGCAGATCTGATAGTACACCAATTTTCATAAACTTCCCCTTTATTCAATTTCTTATATAGTTTTATTTATTCTTCAATCAATCCTTGTTCCATTAAAAATTGTTGGGCAACTTCACTTGTACTTTTTCCGTCAACATTTACAGCATAATTCATTTCCCGCATCTCTTCATCTGTAATTCTACCAGATAATTGGTTTAAAATATCGGCTAATTCAGGGAAATCTGCCAATGTTTCAGTCAGCATTAATGGAGCCCCTTGATAAGGTGGAAATAAACCACGGTCATCTTCTAAAACAACTAACTCATATTGAGCAAGTTCGCTATCTGTTGAATAAGCATCAACCAAATTAATATCCCCTGTTTCAATTGCTGCATAACGAAGTTTTGGTTCCATTGTTTGAACTTCTCCAAAAGTTAGCCCATATAGATCTTGGATTCCTAAATACCCATCTTGGCGATCAGAAAATTCTAATGTGAAACCAGCTTTAATTTCATCTGCGATCGGAATCAAATCAGAAATAGTCTCAAGCTGATATTCTTCTGCTAGTTCTGAAGTAACCGCAAGTGTATAGGTATTATTAAATGCCATAGGTTCCAACAAGGACATATCATATTGTTCTGCTAACCCTTCTTTAGCTTGTTGGTAAACAGCTTGTCCATCTGTTGAATCCAATTCTTCATTTAAAAAAGTTGCTAATATTGTTCCAGTATATTCTGGGTAAATATCAATATCCTCAGACTCTAATGCATTGAACACGAAAGTTGTTTTCCCCATGTTCGGCTGTAACGTAACCGCTACATCCGTTTCTTCTTCAATCAAATATTTATACATATTCATAATAATTTCAGGTTCTGCACCTAATTTACCTGCGATAACTAACTCTTCTTCATCTTTCGCCAATAAAGGTACAAATAGTAGGCTTAAAATAATAACACTAAGAACACCCAATGTAACGATTGTTTTCTTGAAAGAGATTTTTTCAAATATGCTCAAAAGGTAATCAAATAAAATTGCTAGTAGCGCTGCTGGAATCGCTCCTAATAAAATCAAATAGTTATTTCCACGATCGATCCCTAATAAAATAAGACTCCCTAATCCACCGGCTCCAATTAAAGCTGCAATGGTCGCAGTTCCAATAATCAACACCATTGCATTGCGAATCCCTGCCATGATGACCGGCATAGCAAGTGGAATTTGAACTTTGATCAGTTTTTTAAATCGATTCATTCCCATAGCATCTGCCGCTTCATTAAGTGATGGGTCCACTTCCATTATTCCAGTGTAAGCATTTCTTAAAATAGGTAATAAGGCATAAATTACCAATGCTATAACAGCCGGTAAAGTTCCTATTCCTACTAAAGGTATCATCAATCCTAGTAGAGCAAGTGATGGGATCGTTTGAAAAATAGAGGTGATTTGTATCATAATAGTTGCCATTTTTTTATGTCTAGTTAAATAGATTGCTAGCGGAATAGCTATAATGACTGCTATAAACAATGAAACAAATGATAATTGCATATGTTCAATCAAGGCAGTTCCTAATTGACTTCTACGTTCCTGAAAGGTAGTGATAAGTTCATTCATATTATAGCACCACACTTTCTTTTTCAGCATGAATTTCTTGAGCTAAATAATTAAGCAGCTGTTGTTTTGTGATTTTGCCTATCTTATTGCCTTCTTCCTTGATGAGAACAAACTCTTCTTTAGCTAAAGCGACAATCAATGTATCCACCGTATCCTCAGGAGTTACGTAAAGTCCTGTTTCTTCTACTGCTTCATTAATTTCTAACTTTCCGGTTGCAATGATCTGTTGAATTGTTGGCGTCTTTTTAAAATCACTGATACCCGTTTGTAGAAATTTGCGAACAAAATCATTTTTAGGATGATTCTGGATTTCACTGGGAGTTCCTACTTGTTCTATTTTCCCATTATTCATTAAACAAATACGGTCTCCCAGAGCTAAAGCCTCTTGTATATCATGCGTTACAAAAACAACAGTTTTGTTCAACTTCTTTTGTAACCTAGCTACATCATTTTGCAAGTTGCGTTTGCTAATTGGGTCTAACGCACTAAATGGCTCATCCATTAAAATGATGTCCGGGTTAGCTGCTAAAGCTCTAATCACACCAATTCTCTGCTGTTCTCCACCTGAGAGTTCAGACGGTTTACGATTCCGGTATGTTTCTGGATCTAATCCAACACTATCTAAAAGCTCAGTCACTCTATTTCGGGTATCTTCTTTAGACCACTTTTTCATTTCTGGAACGATCATAATATTTTCTTCAACAGTCATATTTGGGAATAAAGCGATTTGTTGCAATACATACCCAATATTCCATCGTAATTCTTGTAAATTGTAGTCGCTGATTGGTTTTTCATCTATTCGAATGAAACCGGTCGATAATGGAATCAGTCGATTGATCATTTTAAGTGTCGTTGTTTTTCCACTTCCACTTGGTCCAATGAGCACAAAAAATTCCCCATCTTTTATTTCTAAATTGATATTCGATACTACCGGTTTTCCTTTTTCATATTCTTTAGAAACATTTTCAAAAAATATCATTTAATTTCTCCTTTGACTAAGTTCTTATAATTTATACATTGCCATCCCAAACGAATCCTATATTGTCTATTTTAATATCTTCGACTAATTCTTCTTCATTAAATACAACGCCATGAAGGGCCCCTCCATATACAGCTCCTCCATCTATACCGATTTTATGATCCTCTATCCATAAATCAGTTGTTTGATTGTCTCCATATAAAGCAGGCGTAATGGTATGGCCAAATACAATTGTTTTTCCTGTGTTGTTTTTTTCTTTATGAAAGGGTTCACGGATCCAAACATAATCATAATCAGCTGTTTGTCGCCAATCACTTTTAGCTAGATCCACACCCGCATGAACAAATAAAAAATTTCCCCACTCATAGTAAAGCGGCAATGCTTCAAGGAAAGGCTTCAGCGTGGGGTAACGGCTAGTCAAAATCATGG
Proteins encoded:
- a CDS encoding ABC transporter permease/substrate-binding protein, translated to MNELITTFQERRSQLGTALIEHMQLSFVSLFIAVIIAIPLAIYLTRHKKMATIMIQITSIFQTIPSLALLGLMIPLVGIGTLPAVIALVIYALLPILRNAYTGIMEVDPSLNEAADAMGMNRFKKLIKVQIPLAMPVIMAGIRNAMVLIIGTATIAALIGAGGLGSLILLGIDRGNNYLILLGAIPAALLAILFDYLLSIFEKISFKKTIVTLGVLSVIILSLLFVPLLAKDEEELVIAGKLGAEPEIIMNMYKYLIEEETDVAVTLQPNMGKTTFVFNALESEDIDIYPEYTGTILATFLNEELDSTDGQAVYQQAKEGLAEQYDMSLLEPMAFNNTYTLAVTSELAEEYQLETISDLIPIADEIKAGFTLEFSDRQDGYLGIQDLYGLTFGEVQTMEPKLRYAAIETGDINLVDAYSTDSELAQYELVVLEDDRGLFPPYQGAPLMLTETLADFPELADILNQLSGRITDEEMREMNYAVNVDGKSTSEVAQQFLMEQGLIEE
- a CDS encoding metallophosphoesterase, producing MKKELFAIGDVHGQISMFEEMLTHWDEATQQLLLIGDLGDRGENPKACFLLAQSLVEQKGAIYLKGNHEAMLLAFINDPEKNYSLYCLNGGMKTLETFLHSGLEDEYSPTEIAMILTSRYPTLKPFLEALPLYYEWGNFLFVHAGVDLAKSDWRQTADYDYVWIREPFHKEKNNTGKTIVFGHTITPALYGDNQTTDLWIEDHKIGIDGGAVYGGALHGVVFNEEELVEDIKIDNIGFVWDGNV
- a CDS encoding ABC transporter ATP-binding protein, whose product is MIFFENVSKEYEKGKPVVSNINLEIKDGEFFVLIGPSGSGKTTTLKMINRLIPLSTGFIRIDEKPISDYNLQELRWNIGYVLQQIALFPNMTVEENIMIVPEMKKWSKEDTRNRVTELLDSVGLDPETYRNRKPSELSGGEQQRIGVIRALAANPDIILMDEPFSALDPISKRNLQNDVARLQKKLNKTVVFVTHDIQEALALGDRICLMNNGKIEQVGTPSEIQNHPKNDFVRKFLQTGISDFKKTPTIQQIIATGKLEINEAVEETGLYVTPEDTVDTLIVALAKEEFVLIKEEGNKIGKITKQQLLNYLAQEIHAEKESVVL